GTACTTAATTAAGGTATCTCAAAttctaactaattaattttgttctaAACTAAAGAGACTCgttaaaaggaagaaaaaaaaatgcgCCAATGAGAAAATAGAAGACTTGAACTATGtatcttaattaataattatgaaaaataaaaagtaaattaagGATAAGACTTTTATGATTAGCTGCAAGTGGATGGATTTAAATGCTACAAGCacgtatatataaaaatctcaaaatattaaGAAAGAACTTTTGTAATTGAATTAGACTGCAATCCTATATtgtagtatatatttttttttaaaaatcatattaaaatttaaaagtcaaCAAAATTACGATGTAAAATACTAGAATATGAGCAAACAGtaaaatgattaatatataGCTCCCATGAATACAGAAGGCATGCCATCAAGATCaacaatttattaattattattatattactttGTAAAAGATTTGGTTTTGATCACGAATAGTCTTTTAGGATTCCATCGAAATTAAAGAAATCTGATCCTAAACTAGAAAGAACGTAAATACAGagtaaaattatcaaaaataccATTAGCATATATCTAATGTATAAGgaaaataaacaattaatcaacataaatcTTAAAGTAGAAGAAAAGTAAGTAttgcaaaatattttcaaatatattgttAATATTCCCTTTCGTGAACACTTAATTGTTCTTAAATTTCTAGCCCTTccattacatatatattatattaattaaaaataataatgtaaaatttctTTTCACACTGAAGAGAATTAAGTAGGTATGCATGCGCCTTAGGGCATGATTGAATTGACttagaaaaaaagaattagtttttaaataaatattaaaagttaaattaaattaatttttaagttaaaaaataaaaagtagaggAAGACCTACTTTtgattttaaacttattttaagtcatttgaaacttttttttaagtcagtttgattTTGCCAAACACTTCTCAACTTATTTTATGTCATTATcgatttatttcaatttatttttatatttgtcaaatattttcAGGAGTCagaaactgacttaaaagtagGTTGAATCAACTTTAAGCCAATCTAAACACCCTCTTATATTATCgtagaaatataatttatacattcATTAACTCCTAAAAACGtaataaaatgttatttattatcactcttattttcatctttaatatttaatattgttaCTTTGAACTTTATTTCTTAACAAGAAGACATCttctttttcataaatcctAATAAATACTCTCAAATTAAAGTAGATCCTAAGTGAGATGGAAGGTAAATACTACAACTATTATAAAATGttcaaaaaactaaaaaaattatcttttataattAACATGGAtttcaaagttttaaaaatagttatctatcacaaaaaaaaaatgaggagGAAAGGAAATATGTATTGCTATTGTAAAAGCACAGAGcgttttaaagaaatattatttgtcTTTTAAATCTTATTCAAGCATATTTAAaattagataattttattatcaCGCATAACACTAATGATATATGTATACActttatatcataaaatttgaatGTCTAAATGACATGCATggtgaaattttatattttagatattatcgatatatttagttttaaaaaaataaaaagatagtaAACAAGAATTACtgtgttatttaattttgagaaaagaattttaaatttgataggGAAAGGATTGATGTGGGGATGGGTGAAGAAATAGTAGTGGATGTGGCTAGAAAAGACTTGGTGGGAGGAGTGGAGGGTGGTTAGGTAGCATATGGGATTGAGTTCCATGAAGAAAGATATGTTTATACCATTCCAATCCCTACAATTAACCAAACTATACATTTTCTGATGCTGAAATTTTATCTACCTAACCACTCCCAATACTATcaagacaaaaataaataaataaaagctcATACTCACGTTtgttttaacttaaaaaaaaaatactctctTCGTTTAAATAAGAATgtctctatttcctttttaatttatttcaaaaagaatgttttctttcttcttttagcaatattttaactttaatttttcacgtgacatgtttaaaacCATATAATTAAAGGGcgttttggtacatttgacataactttaatgtagaaccacaaaattaaagaatcttcattcttttcttaaacttcgttccaagtcaaactagaccattcatttttaaacggagggagtacttTCCTCTGTCCTATTTTACATGACaccattttctttttggtcagtccaaaaaaaaaatgccacatttccttatatggtaagtatttaaaggtaCAATTTCACTTCTTTTATCCTTGTTGGTCCcactcaattttaaaaataatactctAACACATTtatgaaaagagagaaaaatgagtttatttttttaaggacaatttgataaacattttaaaattttcattatttcttaaatttgtaTCCTGTCAAATGTTACCACATAAAATGGAAATGAGGGaataattttaagaaagttaaattttaataacttttaaattaaaaaaaaaaagtcattgtaaatttattttaaattgtttttaactTTATCAAACACACCAACATTAGCAcgttttttaggaaaaattatatataatggcaaattaataaatcaaattaaatgttataatcatACGTTAATTTAATTATACCATGTAGCAAATTGTTTGTCAATCACCTCTCTTCCTCAAACTCTAGCttgccactctccctctctcgctccaTCTCTTGCTCTCTCTCTCACTTTTATAtaaacataagtatataaaatgtgtttctgtttgtataaagcgagaaaaatttgtatatatacatatattgtcGTTCCCATATCTCGCTCGTtactctcccagatctcgctcgtcaCCCTCGCCTTTATcgtttatacaaacaaaaaggaaatgtacaaattgtatttctatttgtataaagtgagagaaaattgtatatatactttcaactacatatatcttcgtccttTACACTtgtaattatacaatacaaatatttctctGCCCAATTTTCGTTTATCTTTCTCTCTTCcctcgttttatacatacacaaattatataatggatttgtataaaattactttcttttgtatatgtagagcgaattatacaattgatttttttgtatatgtatagcagattatacatatttatggtttttatggagcacaattatgcaaactttgttataacatacaaatataaattttgtatttgataTATGTAAAAGTTGCTCTTCCTTTTAAGCCAAATCTTAGGGTCTCAATCTCTCCTCTCTTTTTATCTTCGAAATTTgggattttgaattatttttttataaaatttaatttcaacaatttacaaataattcaaaaataaataaattaatttcaacaattttcaatatatttgtaGTTATGTACTAGAAAAGAAAATGACAGGACTCCGCGATTTACTCTTTCAACTACAATGCCACCTATACGCCAACAAAACATTTACAACACTACTTATAAACAATAATCCATTAAAtgtcatttatttaatttatgatgCAGTAGTGGAGTATATATCttattattttccatttttaattatGAAAGCTAATTCAGTGGGATATCCCATTTCTTAAATTCGTTGCTAtttttatattgtgattattattggaattaattatattatttggtCCCTTGATTATTGataaatcatgtttttaatCCTCATTATATTTTACAAAGCATAGTTCAACCTTTAATTACCTGAAATGTGCCCTTTTtggtctatgtatatataaaaaatttgtgttattttttgaaCTATATTATGGAGtaacaatataaatttaatataatacacACATAATTTAGTCATTTAAGACTTAATAGTTCCTTATACTTCTACCAATGAAAAGAATGCAATATGGAATATAAGGTTATATATCCATAATTGAATGttttttaatacttaataagttgttaaattttgtaAAGATTTACAATTAGAAGAGTGAAAAGTGCATATGGATTAATTGAAGTATACGTAACAATTAATTGAAGGTTAAATGTGGTAAATCTACCGGGAAGACCAATATCATAATTTGTTGATATTTGAGAGAATAAAAGTGTCATTTTCCCTATTATTTCTGAATATGAATtacaccccaccccaccccaccccccaaaCCCCCCCTTTGTAGTCTCAATGTTCTTTGTAAAAATACTAACCTCAACCCCTTTCTTTTTTTGTGAGGTTTTCGTGGTTGTCCACCTCTAACTTTCTCTCTTCTCCTAATTCTTCTTCAACTCTCtatttttgtaccatttccccatttttttctttctttccaattttcatttCTCACGTTTCCCTCTTTGGCCTCTTTTCTtgatttcaaactttttttttttttgcatggttgGTTTCTTggttattacatttttattatgTCTAGATTACTTGAAGAAAGATGATGGGCAATGCAGCAGTAAGTTGAGGAAAAGTAGTAACCCTTTCTTTTCTATCAGATTTTATCAAGAAAGGTATTCTACTCAACCcccaacacaaaaaaaaataaaaaagattcaatctttataTCATGCAATTTCTGTCTGTATGTTGAGAAGGGTAATTAAAggtcaaatttttatttttgtgtttgcatttttttttttttggtttaggcAAAGGAATTGGTTCTTCACATTTAAGTGCTGCTGCTACTTCTATCTGTATTCTGATTCATCTCTGAGCAGAGGGTGTTTGTTGTATTGGGGTTTTACATACTCTTCTATGGGAACCAAAATGAAGGGGATCTACAAATACATTTctaatatttttggtaattccCTTTTTTCCCTTTAGCCCCATATCCCTATTTCAgtttttgagtttattttttgaTTGTGATTACTTACAGTTGTGAAGGAGAGGGAGATAGAAATTGGATTTCCAACTGATGTTAAGCATGTGGCACATATTGGTTGGGATGGACAATCAGGCAATGCACCTAGTTGGGTATGTTTTTAGTTTCTTTGGTCCACATATTTGTATTTGCCCTTTTCTcaattcatcattttattttcatatacctaatacttttgtttgtttgtttggttCTTTTTGGAACTTTATAGATGAATGAATTCAAGACTGGGCCTGATTTTGCAGCAACTTCTATTGGTAATTCTGGTTCTGCACATTCTCCATGGGCATCACAAGGTTAATATTTTGCCTCTAAAAAACTCTCCTTTTCCCTCTTGTGTGCTCCTTTCACTACCAACTGTCATGTGACAAGCCAAGAATAATGACTAAAGATGTGTTGCATATTATTGAATAGTTGGAATCATTTGGAATGAATCAAGAAAACAAAGCAAGTGTCTGATATGTTGCTTTAAAACATGTGCAGTGTCTGTAATCAGACAATGTGTCAATGGCTGTAGGGTTTTGTCACGGGTTGAGATGTTGATTGAAATATGATAAACTTGTCCTATGTTTTGTACAAATGTATAGAAAAATCTGTTAAAATGGACAGGAcaattcttttatttgttttatagtTTTCgtcttgttttgtttttctttgaagGGTGTGTATCTTCTAGGAGAATTcaaatttacatttttaaatGCATGAGATTTCCGTATGACATATTCTCAAGTGTTATTTGAAATGAACCAAAAATAAGGTTGAAATGAAATGTGACTGCAGTTTGTGTTTGTAATCCAAATTATATTAGGTAAATCTGAGTTGGTGCAAAAAGTTAAAGCTTGTGAAAATGAATTTACATAGGGCTAAAGTCCTCAATCCAAAGGGACCCAAAGATTCTTTGCCTCAAACCAGGGAAAGCTTTGGACTTATCTGTCACAGAAAGGTCTTTAACTTGGCACCAGAAAGGGACAGTTTTTGATGTGCTTTTCTAAAATTAATCTTGGCTGTTAGGCAAATATTGTCTAGTACCAATGACACTAATATAGTAATTTCATAACATCTAGATTACCAAAGAATCTTCTGTGTAAAGGTTAGAAAGGAATATATATCTTGTAAATTATTCTTTGAGTCGGAATCATTCAATTGTTCTAGCATTTCACTCAATTAAGTTTTATCTTAGTTCTCTTTGAAGCTAAGCTAATCGAAGTTTCATAAAATATTCTGTGTTTGTCTCTTGGATAAGAAAGCAAGCAACTAGTGTGACAAAGATTTACGGCTCAAGCCTTTAGATACCATTATGCATTATCACTTATTTTGACTAGTGACGTTCAGCATAAAAAATGTTCAGGGGAGTGCaagtttcttgttttttcttgaaTGATATTTGGTTGCATTGCTCTCAGTTTATATATTTGAGTGGGACctattttcaaaatcttttgaTATTCTACTTGAAGTGGTTCATGAATTGAATATTTAAGTTTCATGTAATGTACTGATATTTCTAATGCCAACTTTGGAACTTCTTGATATGAGTTGATTCACAAACAAGCTGCAAGTTTGTCATACAAGATGTATCGATCCTGATTTTCTGTAGATACTTACTTTATGGTTCTTATCCATCTTTTTGACAGATTACACAGAGTCAATGAGACAGCAACAATCATCTGATCTTTACAGGGACGTAACACCTACAGTGGGTCCTAAGAAACAAAAGCGGAGGAAGGCCAAGTCGACATCCTCTCCCAGGTCTGCTTCATCATCCTCGTCAAGATCATCACGAGCAGAAAAATCCAAGACTAAATTTGTCGAAGGCAATGCTAAACCACTTAACATAGAGGTGGCTTAATGGTACAAACTTGCAGCTTAAATTGCTGAGAATTCTGTCATTGCTTAGCTATTGAAGTTGTTCATAGTCCTCATGGAAGTATCTATCCACGAGAAAGATGAGGACGGTATAGAAACTTGAGTAGATGTAGAGAGTGTTACACTGCAAATGTGATAAAACTAATATGGAAGAAACCTAAAGAAGTAGTAGGAGGACTTAGAGATGTGAAAACACAAGgtgaaaaacttaaaaaaaaattcaaaaccaGGACAATGTTTTGGGAGAATTATaaattcttttcctttatttcttctatttatttttctcttagtTTTATGGTTCCTCTTCTTGGAACTACAACGAGGAAGGATCGTGTAAAGAGTTGAATCGTTTAGTCTATTGGTTGAAGATTGTACTAATGctaattatttgatttgaacAATCTCCAGGGATTCTCTCATACTCCTTGTTTTCCTCAGTTTCATTATATGTAGATATTGGTATTCTTTTTTGTGTATAAGGTATTGTTACTGTTTGGAATTCAATGTCTCCTTGCACTTCATGTCCCTAACAATATGGCCTgttatttatgtttcttttatCGAAAACTTGAGCTGGAAAAGGGGTAATAAAACCATGATTTTTGGACattgattcaaaatttattatttcatgaattcaataACAACAGAATCAATGCTGCTAAAGGATCTAAGGGCAAAATGGTCAAGTAATTTATAACCAAAATTCCCTACAACAGAAcataattattgaaaaataaaaagtaaaaaagattgAATAACCGTTGGTAGTTTGGTCCCCGCCATTTCAGTCGTAGCTTACATGGAGGAAATAATTTTCATCTGAATTCTGACTAAGTCTTCACTTAATTCAAGATTATCATACCAaatgtcttctttttttcacCAAATCTTGAAATCCAATTGAcactttataaaatttgtagaaaataaTGAAGATGTTCTCAAAATCCATGATCTTTTACATACTCTTGTTTTCTGTCAATATTAAGGCACAGGATTATGATGGTAAATTACCACCTGCAGAAAATAATTGCAATGGTATTTTTTTATCCTATGTATTCATCTCTAGGACGAAAGAGCTTCCACATGTAAAAAATGCAACTGCACAAGCTTGGGCCTTTAAGGCTACAGCAACAGTACTTAATGCAGGCATATATGAGCTCAAGAACTGGAAAATCTTCATCGGGTTTCAAAATCGCGAGCTTTTAGTCTCAGCTAGTAATGCTGTTTTATTAAGTGGTGATGATTTTCCAGCTCCTGTTGGAAATGGAACTTACCTAGCTGGCTATCCTCAGACAGATTTGAAAACTTCGATTGATACTGCTGGTGATGTTAAGAAGATCCAAGCAGAGATTGAGTTAACAGGTACACAATTTGGAATCAAGCCACCAGGTTATCCCATGCCTAAAACTATTAAACTTTTCAATGATGGATACAAATGTCCAGCAGTAAAACGCAAAGGTAAGTGTGTAAATCAGCTACATTTTTGTCGCGTATCTTGATTGAATTCTGAATCTTTGTTTTCGTTTATTGTGTGACAGCAACAAAAATGCATGTCTGCTGCTTGAAAGATCCAAAATTTAAGGTTAAAAATTTCACAACCAAGTTTTTCCCACGGCAAAATGGTGATCTTTTGATCTCTTATGATGTTATGCAAGCCTATACGAATAACTATCAAGCACAAGTGaccatacaaaatagtaatCCTCTGGGACGCCTTGATCAGTGGAATTTAACTTGGGAATGGATGAGAGGGGAGTTCATATACTCGATGAGGGGTGCATACACTCGCAAGAAAGACTATTCGAATTGTGTCTATGGTGCTGCAGGACAGTACTATAAAGACTTTGATTTTTCTAAAGTTTTGAACTGTGAAAAGAAGCCTACCATAGCTGATTTGCCTCGAGAAAGAGCTCAAGATAAAGATGTAGGTATGTTGCCATTCTGCTGCAGGAATGGCAGCATCATGCCCACTGTAATGGATGCAACCAACTCAAAGTCTGTGTTTCAATTACAAGTCTATAAGCTTCCACCAGATTTGAATCTAACAGCTCTTTACCCTCCCGAAAGATGGAAAATAGTAGGTCTTCTTAATCCGGATTATAAATGTGGACAAGCCTTAAGAGTAGATGACGCACAATTCTTGGATCCAACTGGACTTCATGCTACTGTAACAGCTATTGCAAGTTGGCAAATAGTCTGC
This window of the Solanum pennellii chromosome 2, SPENNV200 genome carries:
- the LOC107008922 gene encoding CRIB domain-containing protein RIC10-like, translating into MVGFLVITFLLCLDYLKKDDGQCSSKLRKSSNPFFSIRFYQERQRNWFFTFKCCCYFYLYSDSSLSRGCLLYWGFTYSSMGTKMKGIYKYISNIFVVKEREIEIGFPTDVKHVAHIGWDGQSGNAPSWMNEFKTGPDFAATSIGNSGSAHSPWASQDYTESMRQQQSSDLYRDVTPTVGPKKQKRRKAKSTSSPRSASSSSSRSSRAEKSKTKFVEGNAKPLNIEVA
- the LOC107010101 gene encoding COBRA-like protein 10 encodes the protein MKMFSKSMIFYILLFSVNIKAQDYDGKLPPAENNCNGIFLSYVFISRTKELPHVKNATAQAWAFKATATVLNAGIYELKNWKIFIGFQNRELLVSASNAVLLSGDDFPAPVGNGTYLAGYPQTDLKTSIDTAGDVKKIQAEIELTGTQFGIKPPGYPMPKTIKLFNDGYKCPAVKRKGKSTKMHVCCLKDPKFKVKNFTTKFFPRQNGDLLISYDVMQAYTNNYQAQVTIQNSNPLGRLDQWNLTWEWMRGEFIYSMRGAYTRKKDYSNCVYGAAGQYYKDFDFSKVLNCEKKPTIADLPRERAQDKDVGMLPFCCRNGSIMPTVMDATNSKSVFQLQVYKLPPDLNLTALYPPERWKIVGLLNPDYKCGQALRVDDAQFLDPTGLHATVTAIASWQIVCNITKPKDKANRCCVSYSAYYNDSAIPCNTCACGCDNSAKCSQHAPGLLLPPEALLVPFANRREKSLYWAKLKHYRVPKQLPCGDNCGVTINWHIDSNYKSGWTARITLFNWGALNFVDWFVGIQFKKTGSGFAQAFSFNGTLLRNINDTIFLKGLPGLNYLMAEVDGPKPGDPRVPGKQQSVLRFNKKHLKGIDILKGDGFPTKLLFNGEECALPTHLLAADGRKWHAKSWVIAMITLLTFLLMLKDLQ